In Mercurialis annua linkage group LG6, ddMerAnnu1.2, whole genome shotgun sequence, the following are encoded in one genomic region:
- the LOC126686978 gene encoding GEM-like protein 2 isoform X2, with amino-acid sequence MQLQSTPNSNNNNMNNPYYQNNGNPYLQVASARPNGYGPYGKRPISSICDVLNKCGKRVDAAARKAEVFADNVWHHLKVSSSLTDAAMARISQGTKILAEGGHDKVFQQAFGNVAGEKLIKAFVCYFSTSSGPAIGTLYISTKRVVFCSDYPFYSCSSTTGQQQWMYYKVVVQLDKLKTVNPCSSRTNPSEKYIQIGTTDGHDFWFMGFMSYDKALKQLTEALQRTRDSSRDIRVSSV; translated from the exons ATGCAGCTTCAAAGCACCCCAAACAGCAACAACAACAATATGAATAACCCATATTATCAGAATAATGGCAACCCTTACCTCCAGGTTGCTTCTGCTCGTCCTAATGGATACGGCCCGTATGGAAAAA GGCCGATCAGTAGCATATGTGATGTGTTGAATAAATGTGGAAAAAGGGTTGATGCTGCTGCTAGAAAAGCTGAGGTTTTTGCTGATAATGTTTGGCATCATT TGAAAGTTAGCTCCAGTCTCACAGATGCAGCAATGGCAAGGATTTCACAAGGGACGAAGATACTGGCTGAAGGAGGACATGATAAAGTGTTCCAGCAGGCGTTTGGAAATGTGGCTGGAGAGAAGCTCATAAAGGCTTTTGTTTGTTACTTCTCAACTTCCTCTGGCCCTGCAATTGGGACACTCTATATATCCACGAAAAGAGTTGTGTTTTGTAGTGATTATCCCTTCTATTCTTGTTCTTCTACTACTGGACAGCAGCAATGGATGTACTACAAG GTGGTGGTGCAGCTTGATAAACTGAAAACAGTGAATCCATGTTCAAGCAGAACGAACCCTTCCGAAAAGTACATCCAAATCGGGACGACAGATGGCCATGACTTCTGGTTTATGGGGTTTATGTCATACGACAAGGCACTCAAGCAACTTACTGAAGCTTTGCAGCGAACTCGTGACTCTTCTCGAGACATCCGTGTTTCTTCTGTATAA
- the LOC126686978 gene encoding GEM-like protein 1 isoform X3: MNNPYYQNNGNPYLQVASARPNGYGPYGKRPISSICDVLNKCGKRVDAAARKAEVFADNVWHHLKVSSSLTDAAMARISQGTKILAEGGHDKVFQQAFGNVAGEKLIKAFVCYFSTSSGPAIGTLYISTKRVVFCSDYPFYSCSSTTGQQQWMYYKVVVQLDKLKTVNPCSSRTNPSEKYIQIGTTDGHDFWFMGFMSYDKALKQLTEALQRTRDSSRDIRVSSV; the protein is encoded by the exons ATGAATAACCCATATTATCAGAATAATGGCAACCCTTACCTCCAGGTTGCTTCTGCTCGTCCTAATGGATACGGCCCGTATGGAAAAA GGCCGATCAGTAGCATATGTGATGTGTTGAATAAATGTGGAAAAAGGGTTGATGCTGCTGCTAGAAAAGCTGAGGTTTTTGCTGATAATGTTTGGCATCATT TGAAAGTTAGCTCCAGTCTCACAGATGCAGCAATGGCAAGGATTTCACAAGGGACGAAGATACTGGCTGAAGGAGGACATGATAAAGTGTTCCAGCAGGCGTTTGGAAATGTGGCTGGAGAGAAGCTCATAAAGGCTTTTGTTTGTTACTTCTCAACTTCCTCTGGCCCTGCAATTGGGACACTCTATATATCCACGAAAAGAGTTGTGTTTTGTAGTGATTATCCCTTCTATTCTTGTTCTTCTACTACTGGACAGCAGCAATGGATGTACTACAAG GTGGTGGTGCAGCTTGATAAACTGAAAACAGTGAATCCATGTTCAAGCAGAACGAACCCTTCCGAAAAGTACATCCAAATCGGGACGACAGATGGCCATGACTTCTGGTTTATGGGGTTTATGTCATACGACAAGGCACTCAAGCAACTTACTGAAGCTTTGCAGCGAACTCGTGACTCTTCTCGAGACATCCGTGTTTCTTCTGTATAA
- the LOC126686978 gene encoding uncharacterized protein LOC126686978 isoform X1: MELTGTTTVMKTNELPSFKFYWNGTIITTPGGVAYVSGKSEIIKVRSMINYGHLEMLIRRVIRLNDGDEIVKIYLRMPRFDERGQFVKYDAFPIETDAHMPIMFRNASSTSQMRLLEFYIVYNPLAQVCVDVRDTNLGDLDNCDDSGEEEVENHFCGAVNDDDNDMFGEWDDSFGEICNFMSNMTATNPGTVWHATGSPIVRSKEDDPEIRMFKRMFWTYEPLVAGFRYCKPVVYIDGTHLYGKYEMTLLIASAIDGNNHIMPIAFALVRSETGPSWKYFMRMLKKYVLRQRKVCIISDQSAGIMTTMDGPDWTSYTHKICIQHLMSNFHTSFKKKHLKILVEKAGRAYQVKKRERYMRLMQAASPQGYAYLNALDPGNWSMSGDTTGSRHGVMTINYAESINAMLKNIHRLPVTAMLEAIFNKLGSMFTRHWTSYKEYLACDYEWTPLCAHIMKHGEEKSKTHKAALYNPDQKIYDVKTWRDFDRKKGGHRQQVYLLDGTCTCGKFQQWKIPCSHAIAACTQYGENPRQYIAWFYRCEYAILAWSAASFQPLRDRDHWIDSTEIPFVPNSKWMRKKGGAVESKQRNEMDHI; this comes from the exons atgGAGTTAACAGGGACTACAACAG taATGAAGACGAATGAACTGCCATCCTTTAAATTTTACTGGAATGGTACAATAATAACCACACCGGGTGGAGTTGCGTACGTCTCCGGCAAATCAGAAATAATTAAGGTGAGGAGTATGATAAATTACGGACATTTGGAAATGTTAATTAGAAGGGTAATTAGACTGAATGATGGTGATGAGATAGTGAAAATTTACCTACGAATGCCACGATTCGATGAAAGGGGCCAATTTGTTAAATACGATGCGTTTCCTATAGAGACAGATGCTCACATGCCAATAATGTTTCGTAATGCTTCGTCGACGTCGCAAATGAGGTTACTTGAGTTTTACATAGTATACAACCCGCTCGCTCAAGTATGTGTAGATGTTAGGGATACTAACCTAGGTGATTTAGACAATTGTGATGATAGTGGTGAGGAAGAGGTAGAAAATCACTTCTGCGGGGCCGTTAATGATGATGACAACGACATGTTCGGGGAATGGGACGACTCTTTTGGCGAGATTTGCAATTTTATGTCGAATATGACCGCCACTAATCCTGGGACAGTGTGGCATGCTACTG GTTCCCCCATAGTACGGAGCAAGGAAGATGATCCCGAAATTAGAATGTTCAAGCGGATGTTTTGGACTTACGAGCCACTGGTGGCGGGTTTTCGTTATTGCAAGCCTGTCGTGTACATCGACGGCACTCACTTATATGGAAAATACGAAATGACGTTGTTGATAGCTTCTGCGATTGATGGGAATAATCACATCATGCCGATAGCTTTTGCCCTTGTGAGGTCAGAAACTGGCCCATCCTGGAAGTATTTCATGAGGATGTTAAAGAAATATGTTTTGCGTCAGCGAAAGGTGTGTATTATATCTGATCAGTCTGCCGGCATTATGACTACCATGGACGGACCTGACTGGACCAGTTACACCCACAAGATCTGCATTCAGCACCTAATGAGCAACTTCCACACctcctttaaaaaaaaacatctaaAGATACTTGTTGAAAAAGCTG GACGCGCTTACCAAGTGAAGAAGAGAGAGCGGTACATGAGATTGATGCAAGCAGCTTCTCCTCAGGGCTATGCGTATCTTAACGCCCTTGACCCGGGAAACTGGAGCATGAGCGGCGACACGACTGGAAGCCGGCACGGTGTGATGACAATAAACTACGCCGAGTCAATAAATGCAATGTTAAAGAACATCCACCGGCTCCCTGTCACCGCTATGCTGGAAGCAATTTTTAACAAGCTCGGCTCCATGTTCACTAGGCATTGGACATCATATAAAGAGTATTTAGCTTGCGATTATGAGTGGACTCCACTTTGTGCACATATAATGAAACATGGGGAAGAGAAGTCAAAGACTCATAAAGCTGCTTTGTACAATCCAGACCAAAAGATATACGATGTCAAGACGTGGCGCGACTTTGATAGAAAAAAGGGTGGTCATAGACAGCAAGTCTATCTGTTGGACGGGACATGCACTTGTGGAAAATTTCAGCAGTGGAAGATTCCGTGCTCCCATGCAATAGCTGCCTGCACCCAATATGGAGAGAACCCCCGTCAGTACATTGCTTGGTTTTACAGATGCGAATATGCAATCCTAGCGTGGAGCGCCGCTTCCTTTCAACCCTTGCGTGATCGTGATCATTGGATCGATTCCACCGAAATTCCATTTGTTCCTAACAGCAAGTGGATGAGAAAGAAAGGTGGGGCGGTTGAAAGTAAGCAGCGGAATGAAATGGACCACATTTAG